AACCCAGCAAGCGACAGAAGTGATCGCACAGCAGGCACACTTTCAGGGTCCAGGAGGAGTTGGTGTAGCCCACCGCGAACGCGAAGTTGGGTACACCGGATAGCATGGTTCCTTTGTAGGCGAGAGTGTCGCTCAGCACCACTGGCTTATCGTCCTTGTACAGACTGATCCCCCCGAACATCTGCACATTCAGCCCCGTGGCGGTAATTACGATGTCAGCTTCCAACGCCTTGCCGGATTTCAGCAACAGGCCGGATTCGGTGAACCGCTCGATATGGTCGGTGACGATGTCGGCCTTACCCGCGCTGATCGCCTTGAACAGATCGCCTTCAGGTACCGTGCACAAGCGCTGGTCCCAAGGGTTGTAGGGCGGATTGAAATGGACGTCGACCGGGTAGCCTTTCGGCAGCTCCTTGCGCGTCAGCCACAGCAGCAATTTGCGGGAAAGCTTGGGGAAGCGCTGGCAGAAGGCCCAGAAGGCCAGGGTGATCCTGGCGTTCTTGTAGCGTGTCAGAGAGTAAGCGGTTTGCTCGGGCAGGACCTTGCGCAGAAACGCCGCAATCGCATCATTGGCTGGTTGGTTGATGATGTAGGAGGGCGTACGCTGCAGCATGGTGATGCTGGCGACTTTGTCCGCCATCGCCGGAATCAGGGTCACTGCCGTCGCGCCGCTGCCGATCACTACGACACGTTTGCCCGTGTAATCCAGGTTCTCTGGCCAGTGTTGCGGATGAACGATCTGCCCCTTGAACTGTTCGGCTCCCTCGAAGCGGGGGCTGAATCCTTGGTCGTACCTGTAGTAGCCGCCCGCGCTGAACAGCCAGCGACATTCGATTGTGCGGGCCTGCCCCAGGTGACCGTCCTCCACCCGCACCGCCCACAAGCCCTTATCCGTTTGCCAGTTCGCCGAGATGACTTTCTGCTTGTACTGGATCAAGGATTCCAGCTCATGCTCGTCGATCGCTTCACGCAGGTACTCGAGAATGTCTGCGGCGTCCGCCAGGGATTTCGCCTTGGTCCAGGGCTTGAAGTCGAAGCCGAAGGTGTACAGGTCGGAGTCCGAGCGGATGCCGGGATAGCGGAACAGGTCCCAGGTGCCGCCCATTCGCTCACGGGACTCGAGAATCGTGAAGGTCTTGTGAGGCTGATGGCGTCGCAGATAGGCGGCCGCGCCGATGCCAGACACACCGGCTCCCATGATCAATATATCGAGTGGCTCAACCGGAAGAGCAGTGTGCGAGGACATAGGGCTTCCCATTATTGTGTTATAGGGCTGATCTTTTGACTTGATCATTTGACCATGATGAGACGACAGATTACCCGGGGCAAGGTGCAAAATGCACCGAGAAGCAATTTTTTTGGGACGATTTGAACCTGGTGGGATTGGGGTAGGGGGTATTGCGCGTCGGACGACTCCAGGTTTTGGCGTCGTTATGACAGGGCGTATGTGGGTTTGTGTGGGAAGAGGCGACAGTCCGTTTGTCTGTCAGACCCTATGGATACCGGATTGCCGTGTCACACCGGACCACGGCAATCTGAATGACGTCTCAGTAGCTGGCCACCAGCAGCTTAACCGCCTGGCAAGCCGTTTCTGTCTCAGCCTCCAGGCGTTCGAGGTTGCCGTGGGCGGTCCAGGAGAGAAGCAAACCATCGAAAAGGTTGATGAGCAGCCGACTGACTGTGGTGAGTGCGGCCTGATCCAGCGCATCGCCGGTCGCCTTCTGGATGGCCTGTTGGGTGGCTTCGATGGAAACGGTATAGATCTTCGCTGCCATTTCCGGGTCATTGCGCAGGTTCCAGAAGAACAGCTCGAACTGGGTTATGGCCCGCTCGGGGTGTGCGATGAACCACTTGACCAACTGGCGCAGCATTTCCCCTACCGATTCGGCAGGGAGAGCGTTTGCCGGAGCCTGCAGCGATCGCTGCGGCATGTTGATCAAGGACTCGTAGACCGCATAGAACAAGTCTTCCTTGGTGTGAAAAACGTAATGCAGCGAGGCCAGCGGCGAATCTGCCGCTGCCGCGATGCGCCGCGTCGTGGCGTTGGCTATGCCGTGTTCTGCGATCACCTTGATGGTCGCTTCAATGAAATCCTGTCTGCGTTCTTCCGCGCCTATCCGAGCCATTCAGCGTTCTCCCCTTTTGGCCTTGCGCCAGCCGCCGGGTCCGGCGTCGGCGGTGACGAATGCTATCGCAAAGTCATGGCCCAATCCATGAGATGAGTCGATGCAACCCTTTCCGTCTGCGGTCTTGCCGTCGGTATGTGGCCATTGCCCAGAGGCAGATGCTGACTGCCGTACCTCACCGAGGCCGGGGCAGTGGCGAGGGGGTAAAAAAACCAGATCAAATGACTTGATCAAATGACTATATTCAATAATCATGGCAATGCCGAGCAGATTATTTCGGGCTTCGGCAGCGGCATAAGAGGTTGCTGTGGTGGTTGCGCCGGTGGGACGAGGCGGTTGCCCGGGCTCGCTGGATAGAACAATGAAAAACCGGACAGGTAGAAGGCAGATGGATACACAAAAACTCTCGACGGTCAGCAGTGATGCGTCGGTGGAACAAGTGGTGGAAATCATTCGGCGTGACGGCGGGGTCATCATTGCTGATTTCGTCTCGCCAGAGACGCTCAAGTGCCTCACCGAAGAGCTGGACACCTACTTGAATGTCACGCCCTGCGGAGAAGACCCCTATTTCGCAGGCATGCAGACCCGTCGTATCGGT
This genomic stretch from Pseudomonas entomophila harbors:
- a CDS encoding flavin-containing monooxygenase; amino-acid sequence: MSSHTALPVEPLDILIMGAGVSGIGAAAYLRRHQPHKTFTILESRERMGGTWDLFRYPGIRSDSDLYTFGFDFKPWTKAKSLADAADILEYLREAIDEHELESLIQYKQKVISANWQTDKGLWAVRVEDGHLGQARTIECRWLFSAGGYYRYDQGFSPRFEGAEQFKGQIVHPQHWPENLDYTGKRVVVIGSGATAVTLIPAMADKVASITMLQRTPSYIINQPANDAIAAFLRKVLPEQTAYSLTRYKNARITLAFWAFCQRFPKLSRKLLLWLTRKELPKGYPVDVHFNPPYNPWDQRLCTVPEGDLFKAISAGKADIVTDHIERFTESGLLLKSGKALEADIVITATGLNVQMFGGISLYKDDKPVVLSDTLAYKGTMLSGVPNFAFAVGYTNSSWTLKVCLLCDHFCRLLGFMDNHGYNVCEPRAPDGIQTRPLLDFGAGYVQRALDSIPRQGPSEPWVMSMDYFRDTKLLRRGAVADKCLAFSSVPSTPLRANVELQQQGSRG
- a CDS encoding TetR/AcrR family transcriptional regulator, coding for MARIGAEERRQDFIEATIKVIAEHGIANATTRRIAAAADSPLASLHYVFHTKEDLFYAVYESLINMPQRSLQAPANALPAESVGEMLRQLVKWFIAHPERAITQFELFFWNLRNDPEMAAKIYTVSIEATQQAIQKATGDALDQAALTTVSRLLINLFDGLLLSWTAHGNLERLEAETETACQAVKLLVASY